The sequence below is a genomic window from Neomicrococcus aestuarii.
GAGACGCCGGTGCTACGGGTGAGCGTCTCTGCAGCTGGCGAGGACGCCGGGCTGCGTGAAGGAATCGCTGTACTTTGATCGCTGTACGGAGAATCTTTGTACTGCGAATCCTAGTACTTGGAATCCCAGTACTAGGAATCCCAGTACTAGGAAGCGCGGCGTGCGCGGGCAGCGCGACGCTTCAACGCGCGGCGCTCATCCTCGCTCATGCCACCCCATACGCCAGCATCCTGACCGGTCTCGATAGCCCACTGAAGGCAGGTATCGATGACAGGGCACGTGCGGCACACGGCTTTGGCTTCTTCAATCTGGAGCAATGCCGGACCCGTGTTTCCCACTGGGAAAAAGAGTTCGGGATCCTTGTCCAGGCATGCT
It includes:
- a CDS encoding WhiB family transcriptional regulator, giving the protein MSWRSRAACLDKDPELFFPVGNTGPALLQIEEAKAVCRTCPVIDTCLQWAIETGQDAGVWGGMSEDERRALKRRAARARRAS